In the genome of Sander vitreus isolate 19-12246 chromosome 13, sanVit1, whole genome shotgun sequence, one region contains:
- the LOC144527970 gene encoding histone H2A-like, protein MSGRGKTGGKARAKAKTRSSRAGLQFPVGRVHRLLRKGNYAQRVGAGAPVYLAAVLEYLTAEILELAGNAARDNKKTRIIPRHLQLAVRNDEELNKLLGGVTIAQGGVLPNIQAVLLPKKTEKPAKK, encoded by the coding sequence ATGTCTGGAAGAGGAAAAACCGGCGGCAAAGCCAGAGCGAAGGCAAAGACCCGCTCCTCTCGTGCCGGGCTCCAGTTCCCCGTCGGCCGTGTCCACAGGCTCCTGAGGAAGGGGAACTACGCTCAGCGTGTCGGTGCCGGAGCTCCCGTCTATCTGGCGGCGGTGCTGGAGTACCTGACTGCTGAGATCCTGGAGCTGGCTGGAAACGCTGCCCGCGACAACAAGAAGACCAGGATCATCCCCCGCCATCTGCAGCTGGCTGTCCGCAACGACGAGGAGCTCAACAAGCTGCTGGGCGGAGTGACCATCGCTCAGGGCGGCGTGCTGCCCAACATCCAGGCCGTCCTGCTGCCCAAGAAGACCGAGAAGCCCGCCAAGAAGTAA